The genomic region GGATTTCCCGAATGCTGGAATTGGGATTATTTACAAGGGAGGCGGTACGTTCTGGCTTGTCCAATTTGCTCATGATCAAAATCAATCCCAAGGTAGAAGAGAGGATTCTCAAATCAACCAGGAAACCGATTAAGGGAATTTCTGCCAAAAATTACCTGTTGGGGGGCTTGCTTAGGATATTAGGCCAACCATTAGGAGTGGGGCAGGGAAGCAACCCAACTTGCCAGAGTGCCAGGGGAATCAGCATGTGGAGTCAGCATGCCCCTGCCAAATTGATCCATATGGTTCATACCGCAGCCGTTTATAATGACCTGACCTTCCGGTTTGAAGATAAAGAAGTTAGGTTTTCGATGACGGGAAAAGGTTTGGTGGATGTATTGGATTATAATTTGGATGCGGTTTCAGTTACTTTGGTCCCTATGCTTGACAGGATATATAATGAGATGATGCGCTTGGCATCAGGTAGGGCAGAAGATCCCCATAAATGGGTCAACCCGGCCTTGTATGGTCAATGGATCCCCATTGGTTTCGCCTCGGCCTATGATTACCTTTCCAATTCCATTTTAGATTTTAATGGTTTTGTAAGAGTATTTTATGCCATGGGGCATCCCAAATTCAATGGAGGGCACCGCCTGGTTTATCCAAATCCTGTGGGAATTTTTATTACCTCATCCAAGGGTGAAATGTTGGGGTTCCATGCTGTTTCTTTATTGCGTGTGGATAAGGACCTTAATGGGAAGTACAGGGCTTATTTCCTAAATCCTAATAATGAAGGCCGCCAGAATTGGGGACAAAATATTGAACCCTCCGTGTATGGACATGGAGAAAAACACGGAGAATCTTCATTACTCTTTCATGAATTTGCAGCAAGGGTGTATGCTTTTCATTTCAATCGCATGGAAGCATTGGACAAAATGGAAAATGTGCCCGATAATGAAGTACAGAAAGTGCGGAAATTGGCAGAGGAGAGTTGGGGGAAATCTTATGTTTGGTTAGAAACCAAGAAAAAATGGTAAAACACTCATCAAGAATAGAACTAAGGAAATCTGCTTACAAAAGCAATATCAATTTTATTAAGAAAAAGATCGGAAAAAATGTGATTTTTTCCTCTGTGATCAAGGCCAATGCCTATGGTCATGGTATAGACGTTTTTGTACCCATGGCTGAAAGTTGCGGGGTGGACCACTTTTCAGTGGCTTCTGCCTATGAAGCTTGGGAGGTATTGCAAGTATGTAATCCCGATAGTCATATTATGATTATGGGAATTCTATATGAAGATGATATTCCTTGGGCCATTGAAAATAATATTGAATTTTATGTCTATAATTATGACCGTTTGTCGGTAACCTTAGCCGCTGCAAAGAAAGTGGGAAAGCCAGCAAAAATTCATATTGAGGTGGAAACTGGTGCAAACCGTACCGGCATGCCCAAAGAAGAGTTTTCCAAGTCTCTAACTTTTTTGAAAAACAATGCTGATTTTTTGGTGTTTGAAGGGCTATGTACCCATTTGGGCGGTGCAGAAAGCTTTGCCAATAATTTTAAAATTGAAAAACAACTAAAAAATTTTAAGACCTTTTTGACCAAATGCAAACAAAAGAAAGTAATGCCCCATTTAAGGCATGTGGCATCCTCTGCAGCTGCATTGTCCATCAAAGAGTCGCTTTATGATATGGTCAGAGTAGGGGTGGCCCAATATGGTTTTTGGCCTAGTCCGGATATATATTATACCCATATAAATCAAGTTGGGAAAAATAAGGATGGCGCACTAAAAAGGATTATTACCTGGAAAACAGATATCATGGACACCCGAAAAGTCAATGAAGGTGAGTTTATTGGCTATGGAACAGCATTTCAGGCAGTACGTAAAATGAATATTGCAGTTATCCCGTTGGGATATTGTAATGGATATCCCAGAGGCCTTTCCAACCGGGGCTATGTATTGATCCAGGGAAAAAAAGCGCCCATCGTAGGTTTGATCAATATGAACCTTTTTATGGTTGACATCACTCATATTCCTAAAGCCAAAGTTGGAGATGAGGTGGTACTGATCGGGAGGCAGAATAATAATGTAATCCACATAAGCAGCTTTACCAATTTTACCAATCTGCTCAATAATGAAATGCTAAGTAGGTTGCCCGCGTCAATCCCAAGGAAAGTGGTGAGGTAGAAAGGAGATTTTTGATATGAGATTTGGAAACTTTTTTCTTTATTCTTGGGTCGTTGCTCTTACTTTGCTGCTTAATTGGTTCTTTTGGTAGACTTTTCGGGATATATTAATGGTCTCATTTAATTAAAATTCACTTTTCCATGAAAAGCATTGATCAGGTCATCTCCCGAATGGATGAAATTGTAGAGGAATGTAAATCCAAAAAAAGCAGGATAGGGTATTTTGCCGTCCTTTATAGGAGAGTGACGATTCGGATTAGGGAAGGAATAGAAAATGGGGAGTTTGAGGATAATCCAAGAATGGAAAAACTGGATATCCTCTTTGCCCAAAGATTTTTTGATGCTTATGATAACTATATCAATGAGGATTCCACAACCGAAAGTTGGCTTCATGCTTTTGACACTTCCAAATCCTCTGGATACCTGGTTTTGCAGCATCTATTGCTAGGAGTAAATGCCCATATCAACCTTGATTTGGGTATTGCTACAGTAGAAACCATGGAAGGCAAAAATCTAATCGAAATCATCAACGATTTTGATAAAATCAATTTAATCCTTGCTGAGCTTGTGGATGGGGTGAAAGCCAATATATCCAAGGTTTCCCCGGTTTTTGGCTTTTTAATTCAGTTTGCCAATGGCAAAGATGAAATGCTGATGGAATTTAGCATTCGGTTGGCCAGGGATGGCGCATGGAAATTTGCCAATTTATATTTCATTGCCGAGGATAGGGCCCTTTGCCTTAATGAAAGGGATGAAAGAATTGCCAATTTGGCTTCGAAAATTGCGAATCCCGGGACCAGGCTTAAATGGATGGTCAAATTGATCAGCTGGACCGAGTGGAAATCCATACCAAAGGTAATGGATCAGCTGGAAGTAATAGCCCAGGAATGTGCCCCTAATCAGCTATAAGGAAATTTCTAATTCTTAAATCAGGGTTGATTTTACCGCTAAGTTTGCTTGGGGATTCGCTAAGATCATATAGGATAAAATAGAAAAAATGTTTTTGCAGCTTCATTTTGCTCAATCTGGTTAACTTTTTCAGGGATCTCTGTGGGAGGTTGCCCTTGAACCGCTACTTAAATCAGCTTAAAACCCTCCAATCCCCACTTCTTTAATTTGATATACATGGGCCAGATAGAGGTAAAGAAAGGAAACCGAGATCAGCAGGATGATGATGCCAATAATGCTGGATTTGAC from Echinicola jeungdonensis harbors:
- the alr gene encoding alanine racemase; its protein translation is MVKHSSRIELRKSAYKSNINFIKKKIGKNVIFSSVIKANAYGHGIDVFVPMAESCGVDHFSVASAYEAWEVLQVCNPDSHIMIMGILYEDDIPWAIENNIEFYVYNYDRLSVTLAAAKKVGKPAKIHIEVETGANRTGMPKEEFSKSLTFLKNNADFLVFEGLCTHLGGAESFANNFKIEKQLKNFKTFLTKCKQKKVMPHLRHVASSAAALSIKESLYDMVRVGVAQYGFWPSPDIYYTHINQVGKNKDGALKRIITWKTDIMDTRKVNEGEFIGYGTAFQAVRKMNIAVIPLGYCNGYPRGLSNRGYVLIQGKKAPIVGLINMNLFMVDITHIPKAKVGDEVVLIGRQNNNVIHISSFTNFTNLLNNEMLSRLPASIPRKVVR
- a CDS encoding DUF5995 family protein; translation: MKSIDQVISRMDEIVEECKSKKSRIGYFAVLYRRVTIRIREGIENGEFEDNPRMEKLDILFAQRFFDAYDNYINEDSTTESWLHAFDTSKSSGYLVLQHLLLGVNAHINLDLGIATVETMEGKNLIEIINDFDKINLILAELVDGVKANISKVSPVFGFLIQFANGKDEMLMEFSIRLARDGAWKFANLYFIAEDRALCLNERDERIANLASKIANPGTRLKWMVKLISWTEWKSIPKVMDQLEVIAQECAPNQL